From Bradyrhizobium sp. NDS-1, the proteins below share one genomic window:
- the coaA gene encoding type I pantothenate kinase, which yields MDIRAPEQQYNPYRVYTREEWSRLRDDTPMTLEPGEFDRLRSLHDRLDLQEVEDIYLPLSRLLSIYVDAMQRLYYAERQFLDIRDRKVPYIIGVAGSVAVGKSTTARVLQALLARWSPRPKVELITTDGFLYPNAVLERQGIMQKKGFPESYDLPLLLSFLSDIKSGRRHVRAPVYSHLTYDIVPNQWAEVDQPDILVVEGVNVLQTGKLPRDGKAVPVVSDFFDFSVYIDADEAALRQWYIKRFLALRDTAFTNPKSYFNRYALLSDEEATATAIAIWERTNLANLEDNILPTRPRATLILKKGADHTVESVALRRL from the coding sequence ATGGATATCCGCGCACCCGAGCAGCAGTATAATCCGTACCGCGTCTATACGCGCGAGGAGTGGTCGCGGCTGCGCGACGATACGCCGATGACGCTGGAGCCGGGCGAGTTCGACCGGCTGCGCTCGCTGCACGACCGCCTCGATCTCCAGGAGGTCGAGGACATCTACCTTCCGTTGTCGCGCCTGCTCTCGATCTACGTCGACGCGATGCAGCGCCTGTATTACGCCGAGCGCCAATTCCTCGACATCCGCGACCGCAAGGTACCCTACATCATCGGCGTCGCCGGTTCGGTCGCGGTCGGGAAGTCCACCACGGCCCGCGTGCTTCAGGCGCTGCTGGCGCGCTGGTCGCCCCGGCCGAAGGTCGAACTGATCACGACCGACGGATTCCTCTATCCCAACGCCGTGCTCGAGCGGCAGGGCATCATGCAGAAGAAGGGCTTTCCGGAGAGCTACGACCTGCCGCTGCTGCTCAGCTTCCTTTCCGACATCAAGTCCGGCCGCCGTCATGTGCGCGCGCCGGTCTATTCGCATCTGACCTACGACATCGTGCCGAACCAGTGGGCGGAGGTCGACCAGCCCGACATCCTGGTCGTCGAGGGCGTCAACGTTCTGCAAACCGGCAAACTGCCGCGTGACGGCAAGGCGGTGCCCGTCGTCTCCGACTTCTTCGATTTCTCGGTCTATATCGACGCGGACGAGGCGGCGCTGCGGCAATGGTACATCAAGCGCTTTCTGGCGCTGCGCGACACCGCTTTCACCAACCCGAAATCCTATTTCAACCGCTACGCTTTGCTGTCGGACGAGGAAGCCACCGCCACGGCGATCGCGATCTGGGAGCGCACCAACCTCGCCAATCTCGAGGACAACATTCTGCCGACCCGCCCCCGCGCAACGCTGATCCTGAAGAAGGGGGCCGACCACACGGTGGAGAGCGTGGCGCTCAGACGGCTCTGA
- a CDS encoding phosphoribosyl-ATP diphosphatase: MPRFTIHDLAETIDARAAADGETSYTRKLLDKGAEHCAKKFGEEAVETVIAAVENDRAHLVAESADLLYHFLVLLKARGVKLEEVEAALEKRTTMSGLEEKASRKGGN; encoded by the coding sequence ATGCCGCGCTTCACGATCCACGATCTGGCCGAGACCATCGACGCCCGCGCCGCCGCCGATGGCGAGACCTCCTATACCCGCAAGCTTCTGGACAAGGGCGCCGAGCATTGCGCCAAGAAGTTCGGCGAGGAAGCAGTCGAAACCGTAATCGCAGCAGTCGAAAACGATCGCGCGCATCTGGTCGCCGAGAGCGCCGACCTGCTCTACCATTTCCTTGTGTTGCTCAAGGCCCGCGGCGTAAAGCTGGAAGAGGTCGAGGCGGCGCTCGAGAAGCGAACGACGATGTCGGGCCTGGAAGAGAAGGCGTCGCGCAAGGGCGGCAACTAG
- the hisF gene encoding imidazole glycerol phosphate synthase subunit HisF: MFKVRVIPCLDVKDGRVVKGVNFVDLRDAGDPVEAAIAYDAAGADELTFLDITATHENRGIMLDVVRRTAEACFMPVTVGGGVREVNDIKTLLRAGADKVSINSAAVSRREFVKEAAEKFGQQCVVVAIDAKRVKRPGGDRWEIFTHGGRNSTGIDAIEYAQEVVALGAGEILLTSMDRDGTRQGFDIPLTRAIADSVPVPVIASGGVGNLDHLVDGIRDGHATAVLAASIFHFGEFTIREAKEHMARRGLPMRLDA, from the coding sequence ATGTTCAAGGTGCGCGTGATCCCCTGCCTCGACGTCAAGGACGGTCGCGTCGTCAAGGGCGTCAACTTCGTCGATCTGCGCGACGCCGGCGACCCCGTCGAAGCCGCGATCGCCTATGACGCGGCCGGCGCCGACGAGCTCACTTTTCTCGACATCACTGCGACCCACGAGAATCGCGGCATCATGCTGGACGTGGTCCGCCGCACGGCGGAGGCCTGCTTCATGCCCGTCACCGTCGGTGGTGGCGTGCGTGAGGTCAACGACATCAAGACGCTGCTGCGCGCCGGGGCCGACAAGGTCTCGATCAACAGCGCGGCGGTGTCGCGGCGCGAGTTCGTCAAGGAAGCGGCTGAGAAATTCGGTCAACAATGCGTCGTGGTTGCGATCGATGCCAAGCGGGTGAAGCGCCCGGGCGGCGACCGCTGGGAAATCTTCACCCATGGCGGCCGCAATTCGACCGGCATCGACGCCATCGAATATGCCCAGGAAGTCGTCGCGCTCGGCGCCGGTGAGATCCTGCTGACCTCGATGGATCGCGACGGCACGAGGCAAGGATTCGACATCCCGTTGACCCGGGCGATCGCGGACAGCGTTCCCGTTCCGGTGATCGCCTCGGGCGGCGTCGGCAATCTCGACCACCTCGTCGACGGTATCCGCGACGGGCACGCGACGGCGGTGCTGGCCGCCTCGATCTTCCACTTCGGGGAATTCACCATCCGTGAAGCCAAGGAGCACATGGCCCGGCGCGGACTACCCATGCGCCTCGATGCCTGA
- the hisA gene encoding 1-(5-phosphoribosyl)-5-[(5-phosphoribosylamino)methylideneamino]imidazole-4-carboxamide isomerase yields the protein MILFPAIDLKNGQCVRLEQGDMARATVFNLNPAAQAQSFAEQGFEYLHVVDLDGAFAGKPVNAGAVEAMLKTIKLPVQLGGGIRDLKTVEAWLDKGITRVIIGTAAVRDPELVKAAAKKFPGRVAVGLDARDGKVAVEGWAETSQVTVLEIAQRFEDAGVAAIIFTDIARDGLLKGLNLDATIALADSISIPVIASGGLASIEDVKAMLTPRAKKLAGAIAGRALYDGRLDPAAALTLIRSARAPGS from the coding sequence GTGATCCTTTTTCCCGCGATCGACCTCAAGAACGGCCAATGCGTGCGCCTCGAGCAGGGCGACATGGCGCGCGCGACCGTGTTCAATCTCAATCCCGCCGCGCAGGCGCAGAGCTTTGCCGAGCAGGGTTTTGAGTATCTCCACGTCGTCGACCTCGACGGTGCCTTTGCCGGCAAGCCGGTGAATGCCGGGGCTGTCGAGGCCATGCTGAAGACGATCAAGCTTCCGGTGCAGCTCGGCGGCGGCATCCGCGATCTCAAAACCGTCGAGGCGTGGCTCGACAAGGGCATCACCCGCGTCATCATCGGCACCGCCGCAGTGCGCGATCCCGAGCTGGTGAAGGCCGCGGCGAAGAAATTCCCCGGCCGTGTTGCGGTCGGGCTCGATGCGCGCGACGGCAAGGTCGCGGTCGAAGGCTGGGCGGAGACCTCGCAGGTGACGGTGCTCGAGATCGCGCAGCGTTTCGAGGACGCCGGCGTTGCCGCGATCATCTTCACCGACATCGCGCGCGACGGCCTGCTCAAGGGCTTGAACCTGGATGCGACCATTGCGCTGGCGGACAGCATCTCGATTCCGGTGATCGCCTCCGGCGGTCTCGCCTCGATCGAGGACGTCAAGGCGATGCTGACGCCGCGCGCCAAGAAACTCGCCGGCGCGATCGCGGGCCGCGCGCTTTACGACGGCCGGCTCGATCCAGCCGCCGCCCTCACTCTGATCCGCAGCGCACGCGCGCCTGGGAGCTGA